A section of the Hypomesus transpacificus isolate Combined female chromosome 1, fHypTra1, whole genome shotgun sequence genome encodes:
- the mapk9 gene encoding mitogen-activated protein kinase 9 isoform X2 has translation MSEGEGQFYSVQVGDSTFTVLQRYQQLRAIGSGAQGIVCSALDTSLGIPVAVKKLCRPFQNQTHAKRAYRELVLLKCVNHKNIIRLINVFTPQKSLEEFQDLYLVMELMDASLCQVIHMELDHERMSYLLYQILCGIRHLHSAGIIHRDLKPSNIVVKSDCTLKILDFGLARTACTNFMMTPYVVTRYYRAPEVILGMKYKENVDIWSVGCIMGEMVKGRVIFQGTDHIDQWNKVIEVLGTPSMEFMDRLMETVRNYVMNKPQYPGVSFSEIFPDWAFPTDSEHDKLKTGQAQDLLSKMLVIDPERRISVEEALNHPYIHVWYDPAEADAISDRQLEEREHSIEQWKELIYEELIDWEERNKNGVIKEEYSEVVSGTASQSSSANDISSMSTESVTLASDTDSSSIDTLSGVLDESQ, from the exons atgagtgagggggagggtcaGTTCTACAGTGTCCAGGTGGGAGACTCCACCTTCACTGTGCTGCAGCGCTATCAGCAGCTCCGTGCCATCGGCTCTGGGGCCCAGGGCATTGTCTG CTCTGCGCTAGACACCAGCCTGGGTATACCCGTGGCTGTGAAGAAGCTCTGCCGCCCCTTCCAGAACCAGACCCACGCCAAGAGAGCCTACCGGGAGCTGGTTCTGCTGAAATGTGTCAACCACAAAAAT atCATTCGCCTGATTAACGTGTTCACGCCTCAGAAGTCTCTGGAAGAGTTCCAGGATCT GTACCTGGTGATGGAGCTGATGGATGCCAGCCTGTGCCAGGTGATCCACATGGAGCTGGACCATGAGAGGATGTCCTACCTGCTCTACCAGATCCTCTGTGGCATCAGACACCTACACTCTGCTGGGATCATCCACAGG GACCTAAAGCCCAGTAACATTGTGGTGAAGTCCGACTGCACTCTGAAGATCCTGGACTTTGGCCTGGCCAGGACGGCCTGCACTAACTTCATGATGACGCCCTACGTGGTGACTCGCTACTACAGAGCCCCAGAGGTCATCCTGGGCATGAAGTACAAGGAGAAcg TGGACATCTGGTCAGTAGGTTGCATCATGGGCGAGATGGTGAAGGGCAGAGTCATCTTCCAGGGAACTGACC ACATTGACCAATGGAACAAGGTGATTGAGGTTCTGGGCACGCCCTCCATGGAGTTCATGGACCGTCTGATGGAGACGGTGAGGAACTACGTGATGAACAAGCCCCAGTACCCCGGCGTCAGCTTCTCTGAGATCTTCCCTGACTGGGCCTTCCCCACCGACTCAGAACATGACAAACTGAAGA CGGGACAAGCCCAAGACCTGCTGTCAAAGATGCTGGTCATCGACCCCGAGCGACGCATTTCTGTGGAGGAGGCCCTGAATCACCCCTACATCCATGTGTGGTACGACCCGGCCGAGGCTGACGCG aTCTCTGACaggcagctggaggagagggagcacaGCATCGAGCAGTGGAAAG AGCTCATCTATGAGGAGTTGATtgactgggaggagaggaacaagaATGGAGTGATCAAAGAAGAATACTCAG aggtgGTGAGTGGGACGGCCTCGCAGTCGTCATCAGCCAATGACATCTCATCCATGTCGACGGAGTCTGTGACCCTGGCATCCGACACGGACAGCAGCAGCATCGACACGCTCTCCGGAGTCCTGGACGAGAGCCAATGA
- the LOC124468035 gene encoding rho GTPase-activating protein 24-like, which produces MFLLKGPWSCKLGHGAALSSHRDPHHTTSSCSTPPRHYCPALAQRGGRRERRGLCPAGSKPPDPSLAGRTPAGAVVPTLGWGSGGGSGLHPDPQGLGVNTAESGREREEGGKGEEERQGSADINWEENQSALSVYDNLVAVTPVQDTYLETVDMETSATPAVGFPDVQVSALLDDGAVSEASSSWSSCEILLAGSSASNRPNQDQDRDRDRDRDRDRDRDQDQDQDQDQDQDQDQDQDQDLDPVSPVDPIPPVTLGMPPPLPLADPSASALRSLLTSLHQQIGRQREEYEARIHSLEQRNEALQGEVQGLRANLSQQQSWYRAVQSRIEECERARGAAEQRNGELQREMEQFLDTFGELNHEAKKTESIVRGF; this is translated from the exons ATGTTTCTGCTGAAAGGACCCTGGTCCTGCAAGCTGGGTCATGGAGCTGCACTGTCTTCCCACAGAGACCCCCACCACACCACCAGCTCCTGCTCTACACCCCCCCGCCACTACTGCCCAGCCCTGGCCcagagaggggggcggagggagaGGCGGGGCCTCTGTCCCGCTGGAAGCAaaccccctgacccctccctcgCTGGCCGGACCCCAGCTGGGGCTGTGGTTCCCACACtgggctgggggtctgggggagggtcTGGCCTGCATCCAGACCCCCAAGGGCTGGGTGTGAACACAgcagagagtggaagagagagagaggaaggaggaaaaggagaggaggagagacaagggAGTGCGGACATCAATTGGGAGGAAAACCAGAGTGCCCTCTCAGTTTACGACAACCTCGTTGCCGTGACGCCCGTCCAGGACACTTACCTGGAAACCGTTGACATGGAAACCAGCGCCACCCCAGCGGTGGGTTTTCCGGACGTCCAGGTTTCGGCTCTGCTGGACGATGGGGCGGTCAGCGAGGCCAGCAGCTCCTGGTCCTCCTGTGAGATACTGCTGGCAGGAAGCAGTGCCAGCAACAGACctaaccaggaccaggaccgggACCGGGACCGGGACCGGGACCGGGACCGGGACcgggaccaggaccaggaccaggaccaggaccaggaccaggaccaggaccaggaccaggaccaggacttgGACCCAGTGTCACCTGTGGACCCCATCCCCCCCGTCACTCTGGGCAtgcccccgcccctgcccctgGCAGACCCTTCGGCCAGCGCCCTCCGCAGCCTCCTCACCAGCCTGCACCAGCagatagggagacagagagaagagtacGAGGCTCGCATACACAG tctGGAGCAGAGGAACGAGGCCCTTCAGGGGGAGGTTCAGGGGCTGAGGGCCAACCTGTCCCAGCAGCAGAGCTGGTATCGGGCAGTCCAGTCCAGGATCGAAGAGTGCGAGCGTGCCCGCGGCGCGGCCGAGCAGAGGAATGGAGAGctgcagagggagatggagcagTTCCTGGACACCTTCGGAGAGCTCAACCACGAGGCCAAGAAGACGGAGAGCATCGTCAGGGGCTtctga
- the mapk9 gene encoding mitogen-activated protein kinase 9 isoform X1 translates to MSEGEGQFYSVQVGDSTFTVLQRYQQLRAIGSGAQGIVCSALDTSLGIPVAVKKLCRPFQNQTHAKRAYRELVLLKCVNHKNIIRLINVFTPQKSLEEFQDLYLVMELMDASLCQVIHMELDHERMSYLLYQILCGIRHLHSAGIIHRDLKPSNIVVKSDCTLKILDFGLARTACTNFMMTPYVVTRYYRAPEVILGMKYKENVDIWSVGCIMGEMVKGRVIFQGTDHIDQWNKVIEVLGTPSMEFMDRLMETVRNYVMNKPQYPGVSFSEIFPDWAFPTDSEHDKLKTGQAQDLLSKMLVIDPERRISVEEALNHPYIHVWYDPAEADAPPPQISDRQLEEREHSIEQWKELIYEELIDWEERNKNGVIKEEYSEVVSGTASQSSSANDISSMSTESVTLASDTDSSSIDTLSGVLDESQ, encoded by the exons atgagtgagggggagggtcaGTTCTACAGTGTCCAGGTGGGAGACTCCACCTTCACTGTGCTGCAGCGCTATCAGCAGCTCCGTGCCATCGGCTCTGGGGCCCAGGGCATTGTCTG CTCTGCGCTAGACACCAGCCTGGGTATACCCGTGGCTGTGAAGAAGCTCTGCCGCCCCTTCCAGAACCAGACCCACGCCAAGAGAGCCTACCGGGAGCTGGTTCTGCTGAAATGTGTCAACCACAAAAAT atCATTCGCCTGATTAACGTGTTCACGCCTCAGAAGTCTCTGGAAGAGTTCCAGGATCT GTACCTGGTGATGGAGCTGATGGATGCCAGCCTGTGCCAGGTGATCCACATGGAGCTGGACCATGAGAGGATGTCCTACCTGCTCTACCAGATCCTCTGTGGCATCAGACACCTACACTCTGCTGGGATCATCCACAGG GACCTAAAGCCCAGTAACATTGTGGTGAAGTCCGACTGCACTCTGAAGATCCTGGACTTTGGCCTGGCCAGGACGGCCTGCACTAACTTCATGATGACGCCCTACGTGGTGACTCGCTACTACAGAGCCCCAGAGGTCATCCTGGGCATGAAGTACAAGGAGAAcg TGGACATCTGGTCAGTAGGTTGCATCATGGGCGAGATGGTGAAGGGCAGAGTCATCTTCCAGGGAACTGACC ACATTGACCAATGGAACAAGGTGATTGAGGTTCTGGGCACGCCCTCCATGGAGTTCATGGACCGTCTGATGGAGACGGTGAGGAACTACGTGATGAACAAGCCCCAGTACCCCGGCGTCAGCTTCTCTGAGATCTTCCCTGACTGGGCCTTCCCCACCGACTCAGAACATGACAAACTGAAGA CGGGACAAGCCCAAGACCTGCTGTCAAAGATGCTGGTCATCGACCCCGAGCGACGCATTTCTGTGGAGGAGGCCCTGAATCACCCCTACATCCATGTGTGGTACGACCCGGCCGAGGCTGACGCG cctcctcctcagaTCTCTGACaggcagctggaggagagggagcacaGCATCGAGCAGTGGAAAG AGCTCATCTATGAGGAGTTGATtgactgggaggagaggaacaagaATGGAGTGATCAAAGAAGAATACTCAG aggtgGTGAGTGGGACGGCCTCGCAGTCGTCATCAGCCAATGACATCTCATCCATGTCGACGGAGTCTGTGACCCTGGCATCCGACACGGACAGCAGCAGCATCGACACGCTCTCCGGAGTCCTGGACGAGAGCCAATGA
- the LOC124470452 gene encoding Down syndrome cell adhesion molecule homolog, giving the protein MEASFRLLRWTLLVSLLQGWSDADVSVRGVVGRDVTLTCQYDSVYYGTLAVCWGKGQIPNSGCGDELIRSDGAVVTSRASERYVLRGDLRAGDVSLTIRQLEEADAGTYGCRVDIPGWFNDHKHHATLTVEPGPPDPVRLQLRERRSRSLSLSWTAGFHGGSPLTGYTLEHKNIIDSWTSASRTSISPQLTRASLSDLHPFTTYSLRLFTLNTVGASPASNTLTVTTGEEVPGGPPLDVQLGALSSSTLEIFWRPPRKDLHYGMIQRYIVGYKIYEDSPSSSQPWSSQAVSYTGRRQKLVLEDLQTATRYQVMVQAINGEGPGPSSPQLVCSTLQDEQPGAVGSPQQNPGVKSECSPRLWPWTWAGEQPVLHVLGVL; this is encoded by the exons ATGGAAGCCTCCTTCAGGTTGCTGCGCTGGACTCTCCTCGTGTCGCTGCTCCAGG GTTGGAGCGATGCGGACGTGAGTGTCCGAGGTGTGGTCGGCCGGGACGTGACCCTGACCTGCCAGTACGACTCGGTGTACTACGGCACGCTGGCCGTCTGCTGGGGCAAAGGTCAGATCCCCAACAGCGGCTGTGGGGACGAGCTGATCCGCTCGGACGGCGCGGTGGTGACGAGCCGAGCTTCGGAGCGCTACGTGCTGCGCGGGGACCTGAGGGCGGGCGACGTGTCGCTCACCATCaggcagctggaggaggccGACGCCGGGACGTACGGTTGCCGCGTCGACATCCCCGGCTGGTTCAACGACCACAAGCACCACGCCACGCTGACCGTGGagccag GACCTCCAGACCCTGTGAGGCTgcagctgagagagaggaggagcaggtctCTGTCGCTGTCCTGGACCGCTGGCTTCCATGGAGGCAGCCCCCTCACTGGCTACACGCTGGAACACAAGAACATCATCG ACTCCTGGACCTCGGCCTCCAGGACCAGCATCAGCCCCCAGCTGACCCGAGCCAGCCTGTCTGACCTGCACCCCTTTACCACCTACAGCCTGCGCTTGTTCACTCTGAACACTGTGGGAGCCAGCCCGGCCAGCAACACCCTCACTGTCACCACCGGCGAGGAAG tTCCGGGTGGCCCCCCCCTGGACGTGCAGCTGGGAGCGCTGTCCTCCAGCACTCTGGAGATCTTCTGGAGG cctccaaGAAAGGACCTCCATTATGGCATGATCCAGCGGTACATCGTAGGCTACAAGATCTACGAGgactcgccctcctcctcccagccctggaGCAGCCAGGCCGTGTCCTACACAGGCCGCAGGCAGAAGCTGGTCCTGGAGGACCTCCAGACCGCCACACGGTACCAGGTGATGGTCCAGGCCATCAACGGAGAGGGGCCagggccctcctccccccagctggTCTGCTCCACCCTGCAGGACG agcagccaggagcagtgggCAGCCCTCAGCAGAACCCAGGGGTCAAGTCCGAGTGCTCCCCCAGGCTCTGGCCATGGACGTGGGCAGGAGAGCAACCTGTTCTGCATGTGTTAGGGGTTCTTTGA